The Pedobacter africanus genome has a window encoding:
- a CDS encoding FecR family protein produces the protein MEKTNAKELLAKYEAGTCTEQEKALLESWHLGYAFEEQEKLSFEEQAADLDKVWGRLQSGQQVKTTRIWPFLVSAAAILLIAGIGVFFYQFKKEEARAFAAAAASLQPGKNHAVLTLADGRKIVLDDAADGEIARQSGVSIKKAVDGTIVYEIADLKDTPSAAKAYNTVGTPRGGKYQLNLQDGTRVWLNSASQISFPVVFAANERRVILKGEAYFEVAKNEKQPFHVVTETQDIAVLGTHFNVNAFSDEPASRTTLLEGSVKVTAIKASGSVKEVTLKPGQQAVMSDQLMVANVNAEEAISWKNGLFQFNDTELSSIMRQAARWYDVDVVYEGKMPSIRFSGEVSRNVNAAAFLDMLKFLDVKFRLEKLAGGRSTIIVSQ, from the coding sequence ATGGAAAAAACAAACGCAAAAGAACTGTTGGCAAAATATGAGGCTGGTACCTGTACTGAGCAGGAAAAGGCTTTGCTGGAAAGCTGGCATCTGGGCTATGCGTTTGAGGAGCAGGAAAAGCTGAGCTTTGAGGAACAGGCGGCAGACCTTGATAAAGTTTGGGGCAGATTGCAATCGGGACAACAAGTGAAAACCACACGAATCTGGCCTTTTTTGGTTTCTGCGGCTGCCATTCTATTGATCGCGGGTATTGGGGTCTTTTTTTATCAATTTAAAAAAGAAGAAGCCAGGGCATTTGCCGCTGCTGCTGCAAGTTTGCAGCCTGGTAAAAACCATGCCGTGCTTACTTTGGCCGATGGCAGAAAGATTGTGCTGGATGATGCAGCGGATGGAGAAATCGCCCGCCAATCGGGTGTAAGCATAAAAAAGGCCGTTGACGGCACAATAGTATATGAAATTGCGGACCTGAAAGATACACCCTCAGCTGCCAAGGCTTACAATACTGTAGGCACACCAAGGGGTGGTAAATACCAGTTAAACCTGCAGGATGGTACCCGGGTCTGGCTCAATTCAGCTTCTCAAATCAGCTTTCCGGTAGTCTTTGCAGCCAACGAGCGTAGGGTGATTTTAAAAGGGGAAGCTTATTTTGAGGTGGCCAAAAATGAAAAGCAACCCTTTCATGTGGTTACCGAAACTCAGGATATAGCCGTATTGGGCACGCATTTTAATGTCAACGCTTTTAGTGATGAACCGGCAAGCAGAACTACCTTGTTGGAAGGCTCAGTAAAAGTAACGGCCATTAAGGCATCGGGATCTGTTAAGGAAGTTACGTTAAAGCCAGGTCAGCAAGCCGTGATGAGTGATCAGCTTATGGTTGCCAATGTAAATGCGGAAGAGGCCATCAGCTGGAAAAACGGGCTGTTCCAGTTCAATGACACGGAACTGAGCAGTATTATGCGGCAGGCTGCCAGGTGGTATGATGTAGATGTGGTGTATGAAGGTAAAATGCCATCCATCCGTTTTAGCGGAGAAGTTTCCCGAAATGTAAATGCTGCGGCATTTTTAGATATGTTAAAATTCCTGGACGTCAAATTCAGGCTTGAAAAACTGGCCGGGGGCCGAAGCACAATTATCGTTTCTCAGTAA